The proteins below are encoded in one region of Halichoerus grypus chromosome X, mHalGry1.hap1.1, whole genome shotgun sequence:
- the CXCR3 gene encoding C-X-C chemokine receptor type 3, with translation MSERQVFQGSELTFLLENCSSSYDYGENESESCCPSPPCPQDFSLSFDRAFQPALYGLLFVLGLLGNGAVAAVLLSQRTARSTTDTFLLHLAAADILLVLTLPLWAVDAASQWVFGSGLCKVAGALFNINFYAGALLLACISFDRYLSIVHATQLYRRGPPGRVSVTCVLVWGLCLFFAIPDFIFLSAHRDERLDATHCQYDFPQGGRTALRVLQLVAGFLLPLLVMAYCYARILAVLLVSRGQRRLRAMRLVVAVVAAFALCWTPYHLVVLLDTLMDLGALGRNCGRESRVDVAKSVTAGLGYMHCCLNPLLYAFVGVKFRERMWGLLARLRRPGQRGHQRQPSSSRRESSWSETTEASYSGL, from the coding sequence ATGAGCGAACGCCAAGTGTTCCAAGGGTCCGAGCTCACCTTCCTCCTGGAAAACTGCAGCTCCTCCTATGACTACGGGGAGAACGAGAGCGAGTCCTGCTGCCCGTCCCCGCCGTGCCCGCAGGACTTCAGCCTGAGCTTCGACCGGGCCTTCCAGCCGGCCCTGTACGGCCTCCTCTTCGTGCTGGGGCTGCTGGGCAACGGCGCCGTGGCGGCCGTGCTGCTGAGCCAGCGGACGGCGCGGAGCACCACCGACACCTTCCTGCTCCACCTGGCCGCGGCCGACATACTGCTCGTGCTGACCCTGCCCCTGTGGGCCGTGGACGCCGCCAGCCAGTGGGTCTTCGGGTCTGGCCTCTGCAAGGTGGCCGGGGCCCTCTTCAACATCAACTTCTACGCCGGGGCCCTGCTGCTGGCCTGCATCAGCTTCGACCGCTACCTGAGCATCGTGCACGCCACGCAGCTGTACCGCCGGGGGCCCCCGGGCCGCGTGAGCGTCACCTGCGTGCTCGTCtgggggctctgcctcttcttcgCCATCCCCGACTTCATCTTCCTGTCGGCCCACCGCGACGAGCGCCTCGACGCCACCCACTGTCAGTACGACTTCCCGCAGGGGGGCCGCACGGCCCTGCGCGTCCTGCAGCTGGTCGCGGGCTTCCTGCTGCCCTTGCTGGTCATGGCCTACTGCTACGCGCGCATCCTGGCCGTGCTGCTCGTCTCCCGGGGCCAGCGACGGCTGCGCGCCATGCGGCTGGTCGTGGCCGTCGTGGCGGCCTTTGCCCTCTGCTGGACCCCCTACCACCTGGTGGTGCTGCTGGACACCCTCATGGACCTGGGGGCCTTGGGCCGCAACTGTGGCCGGGAGAGCCGCGTGGACGTGGCCAAGTCGGTCACGGCCGGCCTGGGCTACATGCACTGCTGCCTCAACCCGCTGCTCTACGCCTTTGTGGGCGTCAAGTTCCGAGAGCGCATGTGGGGGCTGCTCGCGCGCCTGCGCCGCCCCGGCCAGAGAGGGCACCAGCGGCAGCCGTCGTCCTCCCGCCGGGAGTCGTCCTGGTCCGAGACCACGGAGGCCTCCTACTCGGGCTTGTGA